In the Telopea speciosissima isolate NSW1024214 ecotype Mountain lineage chromosome 2, Tspe_v1, whole genome shotgun sequence genome, one interval contains:
- the LOC122650267 gene encoding uncharacterized protein LOC122650267 translates to MASACVNNIGVSPESFLDCTPTYPTYGWLSPRISFSRDFPDEESNAKTSATAEKKSHEKHDPEAYGKDVGDFEFRLEDPVTMLPADELFSDGKLMPLQLTTVRPSVASTAVTSTSEEIRSPEAVKSRRRAELSGTDPYLFSPKAPRCSSRWRELLGLKKLQGNQAKQDFQKSATSFASSKNTNPKSLKHFLHRNSKSSSAGVDSMLSLPLLRDSDSESISISSRLSLSSSSSSGPDHEDLPRLSLDSDKPNPSQTISLSKTPLRLRVAKPATARSTTAIASENIRPFAAEHPTARVGRSPIRRAPDSTTTPARGVSVDSPRMNSSGKIVFQSLERSSSSPSSFNGGPRIKHRGMERSYSANVRISPVLNVPVCSLRGSSKSGSVFGFGQLFSSPQKKDGTSTKGHTNRNRTDRN, encoded by the coding sequence ATGGCTTCGGCTTGCGTGAACAACATCGGAGTTTCGCCAGAGAGTTTCCTCGACTGTACTCCGACGTATCCGACGTACGGATGGTTGAGCCCTAGAATCTCTTTCAGTCGTGATTTCCCCGACGAAGAATCGAATGCGAAGACGTCGGCAACGGCTGAAAAGAAGTCGCATGAGAAACACGATCCCGAAGCTTACGGCAAGGATGTCGGAGATTTCGAGTTCAGGCTCGAAGATCCGGTGACAATGCTCCCGGCTGACGAGCTATTCTCCGATGGGAAGCTTATGCCTCTACAGCTTACAACGGTTCGTCCTTCTGTTGCTTCGACGGCGGTGACGTCTACTTCGGAGGAGATAAGGTCACCAGAGGCTGTCAAATCGCGCCGAAGAGCTGAGCTGTCCGGGACAGATCCGTACTTGTTCTCCCCTAAGGCGCCGAGGTGTTCGAGTAGATGGAGAGAGCTTTTAGGCTTGAAGAAGCTGCAGGGTAATCAAGCTAAGCAAGATTTTCAGAAGTCAGCTACGTCTTTCGCTTCTTCAAAGAATACTAACCCCAAGTCTTTGAAGCATTTCCTCCACAGAAACTCAAAATCTTCGTCAGCGGGTGTGGATTCTATGTTGAGCCTTCCGTTGCTGAGAGATTCTGATTCGGAGTccatttctatttcttcccgTCTTTCgctttcttcttcgtcttcttctggCCCCGACCATGAAGATCTCCCTAGGCTTTCCCTTGATTCGGATAAACCAAATCCGAGCCAAACAATTTCTCTGAGCAAGACCCCACTAAGGCTTAGAGTAGCGAAGCCAGCAACGGCGAGAAGTACCACTGCAATTGCAAGCGAGAACATTAGGCCTTTTGCGGCTGAGCATCCTACGGCGAGGGTCGGACGGAGCCCGATTCGCAGAGCTCCTGATTCAACCACTACTCCTGCTAGAGGGGTCTCTGTTGACAGTCCTCGGATGAACTCTTCTGGCAAAATCGTGTTTCAGAGCTTAGAGAGAAGCTCGAGCAGTCCGAGCAGCTTCAATGGTGGTCCGAGGATTAAACACAGAGGGATGGAAAGATCTTACTCTGCAAATGTCAGGATTTCCCCTGTTCTAAACGTTCCGGTCTGTTCACTTCGAGGATCGTCGAAGTCTGGTTCTGTCTTCGGGTTCGGGCAGTTGttttcttctccacagaagAAGGATGGGACGTCCACCAAAGGCCACACCAACAGAAATCGCACTGACCGtaattga